Proteins encoded within one genomic window of Spirochaeta isovalerica:
- a CDS encoding methyl-accepting chemotaxis protein has protein sequence MSYKIKYRIIITIPVFLSSALIFALYTQNFSSSAASFAVFLGVGGIIEILFLNLLLTKFSSYFTKERMLLQPEGEDLSGYFDKLGKTPLITLAASLFAALMYIAALGTYLHFRLGFDYGHIFVFSGLVLSIIMLSASFAYVILDKQVISFLYEQNVHFYPLELISQRQKSKNIIIPVFMSLMSLIFASSIIFLELINSSFESRDTLSIVIKALGSSIPFFVVFILIELPLVLLWAKGTSQLYGQINARLEEMISGEKDLTKRINISSVDEMATLSNRINIFSDIIRDHMVETGAMFEQFDLNQSNLSNNISMSSESVREIADHISILTENAEREYAMVKDSLETGKSLIDDLKTLVDNVDSQSRSVSESSAAVEEMIASISEVSRRTANVKEKINDLSEIFSRGEERVNKTVESVSTVVTYSKSLLEINNLISGIAAQTNLLAMNAAIEAAHAGDAGRGFSVVADEIRKLAENTATHTKTSSENLKQIIKEIDTSLKVAEETGTIFREMKVDLSQIDDESLSISETMIEHDRANKLVLEQLSSTNVIADKLNQGAGYISEKGKSMLDALISLEEYSAQSFEHCTGVNNRNNIIRQHIEELVTLSSETDEIKRKTMLLVNSFRVK, from the coding sequence GTGTCATACAAAATAAAGTACAGAATTATCATTACTATTCCGGTTTTTCTCTCATCTGCTCTCATCTTTGCCCTCTATACTCAGAATTTCAGTTCATCCGCAGCATCTTTCGCTGTTTTTCTGGGCGTGGGGGGAATTATAGAAATTCTGTTTCTCAATCTGCTTCTGACAAAATTTTCCAGTTATTTTACGAAGGAGAGAATGCTGCTCCAGCCCGAAGGGGAGGATCTTTCCGGCTATTTTGACAAGCTCGGAAAAACTCCCCTCATCACTCTGGCCGCTTCTCTTTTTGCCGCCCTTATGTACATAGCGGCTCTGGGAACATATCTCCATTTCAGACTCGGATTTGATTACGGGCATATTTTCGTCTTTTCCGGTCTGGTCCTGTCTATCATAATGCTCAGTGCCAGCTTCGCCTATGTCATACTGGATAAGCAGGTCATTTCTTTCCTCTATGAACAGAATGTACACTTTTACCCTCTGGAATTGATTTCACAGAGACAGAAAAGCAAAAATATAATAATTCCGGTATTTATGTCTCTCATGTCCCTGATCTTCGCCTCATCCATAATATTCCTGGAGCTTATCAACAGCAGCTTCGAAAGCCGTGATACTCTGAGCATAGTGATAAAAGCTCTGGGCTCATCCATTCCTTTTTTCGTTGTTTTTATCCTTATCGAGCTGCCTCTGGTCCTGCTCTGGGCCAAGGGGACTTCCCAGCTGTACGGGCAGATCAATGCCAGACTGGAGGAAATGATCTCCGGCGAAAAAGATCTCACCAAGAGGATCAATATCAGCTCTGTCGATGAGATGGCTACCCTGAGCAACAGAATCAATATTTTCAGCGATATAATCAGGGACCATATGGTCGAAACCGGGGCGATGTTCGAGCAGTTCGATTTGAACCAGAGCAACCTCTCGAACAACATTTCAATGTCTTCGGAAAGCGTCAGGGAGATCGCCGATCATATCAGCATTCTGACGGAAAATGCCGAGAGGGAATACGCTATGGTCAAGGATTCCCTGGAAACGGGAAAATCCCTCATAGATGACTTAAAAACACTGGTTGATAACGTCGATTCCCAATCCAGAAGCGTCAGCGAGTCTTCCGCCGCAGTCGAAGAGATGATAGCCTCCATCAGTGAAGTTTCCCGTAGGACGGCCAATGTCAAAGAAAAAATCAACGATCTCTCGGAAATTTTTTCCAGAGGAGAGGAGAGAGTTAACAAAACCGTGGAATCCGTCTCCACTGTCGTGACCTATTCCAAAAGCCTTCTTGAAATAAACAATCTCATTTCAGGTATTGCCGCCCAGACGAATCTTCTCGCCATGAATGCCGCCATAGAAGCTGCCCATGCCGGTGATGCGGGACGGGGATTTTCCGTCGTCGCCGATGAAATCAGAAAACTGGCGGAAAATACGGCAACCCACACCAAGACAAGCAGTGAAAATCTGAAACAGATAATAAAGGAGATCGATACGTCTCTGAAGGTTGCCGAGGAAACCGGTACCATTTTCCGGGAAATGAAAGTGGACTTATCCCAGATCGATGATGAGAGCCTTTCCATATCGGAAACGATGATTGAACACGACCGGGCGAATAAACTTGTTCTGGAACAGCTTTCCTCAACCAATGTCATTGCGGACAAGCTCAATCAGGGGGCCGGCTATATTTCCGAAAAAGGGAAGAGCATGCTTGATGCTCTGATTTCTCTGGAAGAGTACTCGGCACAGTCCTTTGAACATTGCACGGGGGTTAACAATAGAAACAATATAATAAGGCAGCATATTGAAGAGCTTGTAACCCTCTCCTCCGAGACAGATGAAATAAAACGTAAGACCATGTTGCTGGTCAATTCGTTCCGGGTCAAATAA
- a CDS encoding GntR family transcriptional regulator, with the protein MKIVKEPMYQQLTGILREMIQSDQYKSGDKFLTEGEISSRYEVSRNTVNKAMTALISEGLLEFRKGLGSFIKTKHSQYDLHSLISFTKMAEAMGAKAQTKVLQFRKVKGRDLDDTVLAALGGEPKSDFYFMQRLRLLNERPSILEERYVSAKLCPGLKKSDVSGSIISMWIDKYNLTLAGADQTLSAVLAGNEEAALLQMNEGEAVMLRESTGFADGNTPLWYERTLFNGGDYVFRFRVESMNAAHTAKSVFVGDN; encoded by the coding sequence ATGAAGATAGTTAAAGAGCCCATGTATCAGCAGTTAACAGGCATACTGAGAGAAATGATTCAAAGCGATCAGTATAAATCGGGAGACAAATTCCTGACGGAAGGCGAAATCAGTTCCCGCTATGAAGTCAGCCGGAATACCGTTAACAAAGCCATGACAGCTCTGATAAGCGAAGGTCTCCTTGAATTCCGCAAAGGCCTGGGCAGTTTTATCAAGACAAAGCACAGCCAGTATGATCTTCATTCGCTTATCAGCTTTACCAAAATGGCCGAGGCCATGGGGGCAAAGGCGCAAACAAAAGTTCTTCAGTTCAGAAAAGTAAAAGGCAGAGATCTCGATGATACCGTTCTTGCGGCTCTTGGCGGTGAGCCGAAGAGCGACTTCTACTTTATGCAGCGGCTGCGGCTTCTCAATGAAAGACCATCCATACTTGAGGAACGCTATGTTTCTGCAAAACTGTGCCCCGGATTAAAAAAAAGTGATGTATCGGGATCGATTATTTCCATGTGGATTGATAAGTACAATCTGACTCTGGCCGGAGCCGATCAGACACTGAGCGCTGTTCTGGCGGGGAATGAGGAAGCTGCGCTTCTTCAGATGAATGAGGGAGAAGCTGTCATGCTCAGAGAATCGACAGGCTTTGCCGATGGCAACACCCCCCTGTGGTACGAAAGGACCCTTTTCAACGGCGGAGATTATGTGTTCCGGTTCCGCGTTGAATCGATGAACGCCGCCCACACAGCAAAAAGCGTCTTTGTAGGCGATAATTAA
- the deoC gene encoding deoxyribose-phosphate aldolase produces MYKENSDAARVAGAIDHTQLKPDALTAQFDQLCDEAVKYGFYSVCVNSSRVKYVAEKLKDEKTLICSVVGFPLGAMTSESKAFETAEAVKNGADEIDMVINIGALKSGDYDFVEKDIRAVREAASGKTILKVIIETSMLTDDEKIKACELSEKAGADFVKTSTGFGGGGATVEDVKLMRKTVSDKVLVKASGGIRDFETALAMLEAGASRLGIGSSIAVMTGAPVDGNY; encoded by the coding sequence ATGTATAAAGAAAACAGCGATGCAGCAAGAGTTGCAGGAGCCATAGACCACACCCAATTAAAACCCGATGCCCTGACAGCTCAATTCGACCAACTGTGTGATGAAGCGGTTAAATACGGTTTCTACTCGGTTTGCGTCAATTCAAGCCGTGTCAAATATGTGGCAGAAAAATTGAAAGATGAAAAAACTCTCATTTGTTCAGTTGTCGGTTTCCCCCTTGGAGCCATGACTTCCGAATCAAAAGCTTTTGAAACGGCTGAAGCTGTAAAGAACGGTGCCGATGAGATCGATATGGTCATCAATATAGGCGCACTGAAATCAGGGGATTATGATTTTGTGGAAAAGGATATACGGGCGGTCCGCGAGGCGGCTTCGGGCAAAACAATCCTCAAAGTCATAATTGAGACGTCCATGCTCACCGACGACGAGAAAATCAAAGCCTGCGAACTGTCTGAAAAAGCCGGAGCTGATTTTGTCAAAACCAGCACGGGATTCGGCGGAGGCGGCGCCACAGTGGAAGATGTCAAACTGATGCGGAAAACCGTCAGCGATAAAGTTCTTGTTAAAGCCAGCGGCGGAATACGGGATTTTGAAACAGCACTTGCCATGCTTGAAGCCGGAGCCAGCCGGCTCGGAATCGGGTCGAGCATCGCCGTTATGACCGGTGCTCCGGTTGACGGCAACTACTGA
- a CDS encoding iron-containing alcohol dehydrogenase: protein MIREFKAAGTVLWGKAMAAQLVVEMEQQHVKRPVIITEKHNLRKAEKAGKLLTAGYYHSIDLLLVDENHDSYDFLILAGGRSLTDLFRDDPRQKAHFPLSADQINEVSGPHSQFLVVDRALVGGRKPAPGFFRKYAESLTGGLIIDSGMEEIPSSFTYHNKTAVSLGDSSLEKLPRLLSERGIRKPLLLTDRGIVSVGLLDFVTAQLEGRPYALFSEIPPDSRIDIVNSLAELYEKESCDGIIAFGGGSVLDTGKGVWLNVSMGVKDLNSLIGSGFIPTLSIPLIAIPTTSGTGSEVTKVAVISDPEKGRKMLFNSDNLQPDHAILDSRLTASLPPFLTSITGMDAMTHAVEAFTCIAKNPLSDHLAWTAICLIRDHLTGAVEDPGNLEHRRALAAASNMAGSAFSNSMVGLVHTIGHSVGALCHAPHGSCMSVLLPPVLRYNKDTIEPRLSRLLEAVAGKTVYDQTPAEKRADRTIEELHGMNLKLKELTGGRHPSSLKDIKNREGEPLIREEDFNMIAETALGDGSIIYNPVEARKTDILAILKEAY from the coding sequence ATGATAAGAGAATTTAAAGCAGCGGGAACAGTTTTATGGGGCAAAGCCATGGCCGCCCAGCTGGTTGTCGAGATGGAACAGCAGCATGTTAAAAGGCCTGTTATTATCACGGAAAAACATAACCTGAGAAAGGCTGAAAAAGCGGGGAAACTGCTAACAGCAGGGTATTATCATTCCATAGATCTTCTCCTGGTGGATGAAAACCACGATTCTTATGATTTTCTTATTCTGGCGGGTGGCAGGAGCCTTACGGACCTTTTCCGCGATGATCCGAGGCAGAAAGCCCATTTTCCCCTGAGCGCAGACCAAATCAATGAAGTCAGCGGTCCCCATAGCCAGTTCCTGGTCGTAGACAGGGCTCTTGTGGGGGGAAGGAAACCGGCTCCGGGATTTTTCAGGAAATATGCCGAATCGCTGACCGGCGGTCTTATTATCGATTCAGGAATGGAGGAGATTCCCTCTTCCTTTACCTATCACAACAAAACAGCCGTCTCTCTGGGAGATTCGTCTCTGGAAAAATTACCCCGGCTGTTATCGGAGCGGGGGATTCGCAAACCTCTGCTTCTGACAGACCGGGGGATCGTGTCCGTGGGGCTTCTCGATTTTGTTACGGCTCAGCTGGAAGGTCGGCCCTATGCCCTCTTTTCTGAAATCCCCCCCGATTCCCGCATCGACATAGTCAACAGCCTGGCCGAACTCTATGAAAAGGAAAGTTGTGACGGAATCATAGCTTTCGGCGGAGGTTCTGTTCTCGACACGGGTAAAGGTGTCTGGCTGAATGTCTCAATGGGTGTGAAAGATCTCAACAGTCTTATCGGTTCGGGATTTATCCCAACACTATCCATCCCCTTAATCGCCATACCTACAACTTCGGGAACCGGTTCTGAAGTGACTAAAGTAGCTGTTATATCCGACCCCGAGAAGGGGAGAAAAATGCTTTTCAATTCCGATAATCTGCAGCCTGATCACGCCATTCTCGACAGTCGATTAACGGCTTCTCTTCCACCGTTTTTAACCTCGATTACCGGTATGGACGCCATGACACATGCTGTCGAGGCGTTCACCTGCATAGCAAAGAATCCCTTGAGCGATCATCTGGCCTGGACTGCAATATGCCTGATCCGGGATCATCTGACCGGAGCCGTCGAGGATCCGGGAAACCTGGAACACCGCAGAGCTCTGGCCGCTGCTTCCAATATGGCCGGGTCGGCTTTTTCCAATTCCATGGTAGGGCTTGTTCATACTATAGGCCACTCAGTCGGGGCCCTCTGTCATGCGCCTCACGGCAGCTGTATGTCTGTGCTTTTGCCCCCTGTTCTGCGCTATAACAAAGACACAATCGAACCTCGGCTATCCCGTCTTCTGGAAGCGGTCGCGGGAAAAACTGTTTATGATCAGACTCCAGCGGAAAAAAGGGCCGACAGAACCATTGAAGAGCTGCATGGAATGAATCTCAAGCTGAAAGAGCTTACCGGGGGTCGCCATCCATCATCTCTTAAAGATATAAAAAACAGGGAAGGGGAGCCGCTGATCCGGGAAGAGGATTTCAATATGATTGCCGAAACCGCCCTGGGAGACGGTTCCATTATCTACAACCCTGTTGAAGCCCGCAAAACCGATATTCTCGCCATTTTAAAGGAGGCTTATTAA
- a CDS encoding aldehyde ferredoxin oxidoreductase C-terminal domain-containing protein yields MKTIKGTSNRYLDINLSDSSWSVYHVSAADLRDFLGAKGVALKIFHDRFSRDKLAQIDPLGADNLLIFSMGVMLSTGAPCSGRFEVVTKSPLTGLMVGSSCGGYFGEACKTAGWDGVIISGSASEPTVIKIDKDGVLFEEAGELWGQGTHEVQKNLNLSPKEGAAVIGPAGENKVLYANICSGHRFAGRGGVGAVMGAKNLKAVVARGKEVSYEPVRPGLFQKTIAKSKKYVHRNGMTESYRLYGTNANVRFGIKTGFSPVRNFRDRWHEDTEKTSGEAMAEKYGTRHSACRHCSVLCGHKGRYPDGKMRQIPEYETIGMFGSNIENFDPDKIGVWNEEMNELGLDTISAGGTMAWAMEAAEKGIRSSQLQFGRHDNISSVLKDIAYRKGEGAELADGSKKLSEKYGGTDFAIHVKGIEVAAYDPRASWGHGLGYAVHNKGGCHLGSYLISLEQLMGYMPPHTTMGKAHWVVFMEDMFSAVNSLQVCLFSVFGIMTEPVIPKYLPKFVLNIATIAMPKVAMMLMDWSILSEYFTSVTGIKLSKWGFVKAGERINKLERWLNVQMGMTPDQDTLPDRFTKEKETAYKGKNTVVPLDRMIRRYYRLRRYNDTAGPEDKVIDKMMARENRSRTVSPYRSPVKLIYCGTVMAVLGWFIPAVACRKASVRDEVKALPEDFKLRFAIWPSGPSLSLKREGDRLKKVSLREEQADMTVYLKSLEAAWLLLTFQESTCDSEARGRLMVKGDLPHTCTFIRLMDKVEILLLPRFLAKRAVKKWEPVR; encoded by the coding sequence GTGAAAACAATTAAAGGCACGTCCAACCGGTACCTCGATATCAATCTTTCCGATTCATCCTGGTCCGTCTATCATGTTTCCGCTGCGGACCTCCGGGATTTTCTGGGGGCCAAAGGTGTGGCTCTTAAAATCTTTCACGATCGCTTTTCCCGGGATAAACTGGCACAAATCGATCCTTTGGGTGCTGATAACCTTCTCATTTTCTCTATGGGTGTCATGCTTTCCACCGGGGCTCCCTGTTCCGGTCGTTTCGAGGTCGTGACCAAATCGCCTCTTACAGGCCTGATGGTCGGCTCGTCCTGCGGGGGGTATTTTGGAGAAGCCTGCAAAACCGCCGGCTGGGACGGAGTCATTATTTCCGGTTCCGCCTCTGAACCGACAGTTATAAAAATTGACAAAGACGGTGTCCTGTTCGAAGAGGCGGGAGAATTGTGGGGACAGGGAACTCATGAAGTCCAGAAAAATCTCAATCTGTCACCGAAAGAAGGGGCGGCTGTCATCGGGCCGGCAGGGGAAAACAAAGTCCTCTATGCCAATATCTGTTCCGGTCACCGATTCGCCGGCCGCGGGGGCGTCGGCGCAGTAATGGGGGCGAAAAACCTCAAGGCCGTCGTCGCAAGAGGCAAGGAGGTTTCCTACGAGCCTGTCCGCCCCGGACTTTTTCAAAAGACCATTGCAAAGTCGAAAAAATATGTCCATCGAAACGGCATGACCGAATCCTACCGGCTCTACGGAACAAATGCCAATGTTCGGTTCGGCATTAAAACGGGATTTTCCCCTGTCAGGAATTTCCGTGACCGATGGCATGAGGATACGGAAAAAACGAGCGGTGAGGCTATGGCTGAAAAATACGGGACCCGGCACTCCGCCTGCCGCCATTGTTCTGTCCTGTGCGGTCACAAAGGCCGTTATCCCGACGGGAAGATGAGACAGATTCCCGAATATGAGACGATCGGAATGTTCGGCAGCAATATAGAGAATTTCGATCCCGATAAAATCGGAGTCTGGAATGAAGAGATGAATGAACTGGGGCTCGATACCATCTCAGCAGGCGGAACAATGGCCTGGGCTATGGAAGCGGCGGAAAAGGGGATCCGGTCATCGCAGCTGCAGTTCGGCAGGCACGATAACATTTCTTCCGTTCTCAAAGACATCGCCTATAGGAAAGGGGAAGGCGCGGAACTGGCCGATGGATCAAAGAAGCTCAGTGAAAAATACGGCGGTACCGACTTCGCCATACATGTAAAAGGTATCGAGGTCGCCGCTTATGACCCCAGGGCCAGCTGGGGACACGGTCTGGGATATGCCGTTCATAACAAGGGCGGATGCCATCTCGGTTCCTATCTGATCTCTCTGGAGCAGCTTATGGGGTATATGCCGCCTCATACCACTATGGGCAAGGCCCATTGGGTTGTTTTTATGGAGGATATGTTTTCCGCGGTTAATTCCCTTCAGGTTTGTCTCTTTTCAGTTTTCGGTATCATGACAGAACCTGTTATTCCCAAGTATCTTCCGAAGTTCGTACTCAATATCGCCACTATCGCCATGCCCAAAGTGGCTATGATGCTTATGGACTGGAGCATACTCAGTGAATATTTCACCTCGGTTACGGGTATAAAACTCAGCAAATGGGGTTTTGTCAAAGCCGGGGAAAGGATCAACAAGCTCGAGCGGTGGCTGAATGTGCAGATGGGCATGACACCCGATCAGGATACACTTCCCGACCGGTTTACGAAAGAGAAAGAGACAGCCTATAAAGGGAAAAACACAGTCGTTCCCCTTGATAGAATGATCCGCCGGTATTACCGGTTGCGGCGCTATAACGACACGGCCGGCCCGGAAGACAAAGTTATAGATAAGATGATGGCAAGAGAAAACAGATCCAGAACAGTCAGTCCCTACAGGTCTCCCGTCAAGCTGATTTACTGCGGTACGGTGATGGCTGTCCTCGGCTGGTTTATACCGGCGGTAGCCTGTCGTAAAGCTTCGGTCCGGGATGAGGTGAAAGCCCTGCCCGAAGATTTCAAACTGCGTTTTGCTATATGGCCTTCCGGTCCTTCTCTTTCTCTGAAGAGAGAGGGAGACAGATTGAAGAAAGTTTCGCTGAGGGAAGAACAGGCGGATATGACTGTTTATTTGAAAAGTCTGGAAGCGGCGTGGCTCCTCCTTACTTTTCAGGAGAGCACCTGCGACAGCGAAGCCAGAGGCAGATTGATGGTCAAAGGGGATCTGCCCCACACATGCACTTTTATCCGGCTTATGGATAAAGTGGAAATTCTGCTCCTTCCCCGTTTCCTGGCGAAGAGAGCTGTCAAAAAATGGGAGCCTGTCAGATGA
- a CDS encoding 4Fe-4S binding protein, whose product MYHRIEENCIGCGACMRACPVEAISGNKKELHRIDGKLCIDCGSCGRVCPAAAVRGPDNRIVARLKKSEWLKPRILEDKCLACENCVAACPTGALIMKDDSLPLQQNCAVLFYHEKCVSCNWCFKNCQFDAISMEVFSENN is encoded by the coding sequence ATGTATCACAGAATCGAAGAAAATTGCATAGGCTGCGGCGCTTGCATGCGGGCCTGCCCGGTTGAGGCAATCAGCGGAAACAAGAAGGAGCTGCATAGAATAGACGGGAAGCTCTGCATTGACTGCGGTTCCTGCGGAAGGGTTTGCCCGGCTGCCGCCGTCAGGGGGCCGGATAACAGAATCGTGGCGAGGCTGAAAAAAAGCGAGTGGCTCAAACCCCGAATTCTGGAAGACAAGTGCTTAGCCTGTGAAAACTGCGTCGCTGCCTGTCCGACCGGCGCTCTGATCATGAAAGATGATTCATTGCCTCTGCAGCAGAACTGCGCTGTGCTTTTCTATCATGAAAAGTGCGTTTCCTGTAACTGGTGTTTTAAAAACTGTCAGTTCGATGCTATTTCCATGGAGGTTTTCAGTGAAAACAATTAA
- a CDS encoding TetR/AcrR family transcriptional regulator: MILLPVGHSTDWGRQCMAETRNDPKLKEFIINKTLELMSENGVGGTSLKQVAEACCISRGTLYYYFKSKDELILQINQWNMNRITSTLLGLLDGFLREGKSPGEIVLEIFKSVSGAELRGRMHFYLINEAMTSNPALIAPLRESYREWFRIIENSFTRFLPESSDREAVARSLVAALDGIIIQKFLSLNDISLKRIVDIETKGYGG; this comes from the coding sequence TTGATACTGTTACCAGTCGGTCACTCGACCGACTGGGGAAGACAGTGCATGGCGGAAACCAGAAACGATCCGAAGCTGAAAGAATTTATCATAAATAAGACCCTCGAACTGATGTCGGAAAACGGTGTGGGCGGCACTTCGCTTAAACAGGTCGCCGAAGCCTGCTGTATCAGCCGGGGCACGCTTTACTATTATTTCAAAAGCAAAGATGAACTGATTCTCCAGATCAACCAGTGGAACATGAATCGTATCACTTCCACTCTGCTGGGGCTGCTCGATGGCTTTCTCAGAGAGGGGAAATCACCCGGTGAGATTGTACTGGAGATTTTCAAGTCGGTCAGCGGGGCGGAACTGCGCGGACGTATGCATTTTTATCTGATCAATGAAGCCATGACTTCCAATCCGGCTCTGATCGCTCCTCTCCGTGAAAGCTACCGGGAATGGTTCCGCATTATCGAAAATTCCTTCACCCGTTTTCTTCCCGAATCTTCGGACCGGGAAGCTGTAGCCCGATCGCTGGTTGCGGCGCTCGACGGAATCATAATACAGAAATTTCTATCGCTGAACGATATTTCTCTGAAAAGAATAGTGGATATAGAAACTAAAGGATATGGAGGCTGA
- a CDS encoding histidine phosphatase family protein: protein MKTTLYIVRHGQTEWNRLGLLQGQLASPLTEEGIADTEAFRQEITELEPDVVYSSDQDRALTTAKILTGDLHREIHIHEGLREMNFGVFQAKSWENIEEEMPELFEVYRQDDPDFVIPEGESHNQFHKRAVNALIEITEAHPGKRILIVSHGGTINKMLGYVEGMRPSANRFFHSKNLALNILEFENGRYRRTTEAELLEYSAIH, encoded by the coding sequence ATGAAAACCACTTTATACATCGTACGTCACGGACAGACAGAATGGAACCGCCTCGGGCTTCTTCAGGGGCAGCTCGCCAGTCCGTTAACTGAAGAGGGGATCGCCGATACGGAGGCGTTCCGGCAGGAGATTACGGAACTTGAACCCGATGTCGTCTACAGCAGCGATCAGGACCGGGCTTTAACTACGGCTAAAATCCTGACCGGTGATCTGCATAGGGAGATTCATATTCATGAAGGGCTCCGTGAGATGAATTTCGGTGTCTTCCAGGCTAAGAGCTGGGAAAACATAGAAGAAGAGATGCCGGAGCTTTTCGAAGTTTACAGGCAGGATGATCCGGATTTTGTTATCCCCGAAGGGGAAAGCCATAATCAGTTTCATAAAAGAGCTGTAAATGCTCTAATTGAAATTACGGAAGCTCACCCCGGTAAAAGGATTCTGATCGTCAGCCACGGCGGAACAATAAATAAAATGCTCGGTTATGTCGAGGGCATGAGGCCTTCGGCCAATCGCTTTTTCCATTCGAAAAATCTGGCTCTGAACATTCTTGAGTTTGAGAACGGCCGGTACAGAAGAACCACGGAAGCCGAGCTCCTGGAGTACTCCGCGATTCACTGA
- a CDS encoding immunoglobulin-like domain-containing protein, protein MKKITISAILPTLFFLWGCSDLMLELEPFNEDSELISETILEILNESSENLEIPETVTENLELPTTGESGETITWTSDNPEIVSSDGTVKRPPYGSDDITVTIIANIELNGETITVDFEVTVPAEELTIEDALNAVLDSLSIDSPDPYENLDLPVVGDFGTTIEWTSDAPGIISSDGTLIPPAASDGDREVTLTATVEKEGTSENKTFKITVPVAENETFTPVDGVSFNMIYVPARTYMAGLNDDGDKNNGSDISNIAIEASGTKIARSFYMGSTELTDHLWKTVYLWAVSEGHYNFETEDAGALSSSLPVTGINWYDAVVWTNALTEYTNAKEGTSYTPVYRSNGSVLRDSTAISSLDSVTPDSDADGFRLPTSDEWELAARYKGDQDGNGFLNAGEFYSGSELSGEGPLSADDVAWTSDNSDWYQYSSGYWIIHREVARKSASALGFYDMSGNVWEWVFDASLNADGDDVRLWRSGSADNVPTENAVGFTAGSDSSFSMDTLGLRIARSYN, encoded by the coding sequence ATGAAAAAGATTACAATATCAGCCATTCTGCCAACCCTGTTTTTCTTATGGGGGTGCAGCGATTTAATGCTTGAACTTGAACCGTTTAATGAAGACTCAGAACTCATTTCCGAAACCATTCTGGAAATTCTCAATGAGTCATCTGAAAATCTCGAGATTCCCGAAACAGTTACGGAAAACCTCGAACTGCCCACCACAGGGGAATCGGGAGAAACCATTACATGGACATCTGATAACCCGGAGATTGTCTCTTCCGATGGAACTGTAAAAAGACCTCCCTACGGGAGCGATGATATAACCGTCACGATAATAGCGAATATCGAACTCAACGGGGAAACAATCACTGTCGACTTCGAAGTGACCGTTCCCGCCGAAGAGCTGACCATCGAAGATGCCCTTAACGCAGTACTGGACAGTCTTTCCATCGATTCACCGGACCCATATGAAAACCTGGATCTTCCTGTTGTCGGCGATTTCGGCACAACGATTGAATGGACGAGCGATGCGCCCGGTATAATCAGCAGCGACGGCACCCTTATTCCCCCTGCCGCTAGCGACGGAGACAGAGAAGTAACTTTGACCGCAACCGTAGAAAAAGAAGGAACCAGTGAAAATAAAACTTTCAAAATTACAGTTCCCGTCGCAGAGAATGAGACTTTCACTCCAGTGGACGGTGTCTCCTTCAATATGATTTATGTCCCCGCCCGAACATATATGGCCGGATTGAATGATGATGGTGATAAAAACAACGGCAGCGATATCTCTAATATCGCGATAGAAGCTTCCGGAACAAAAATCGCCCGCTCCTTTTATATGGGAAGCACGGAATTGACTGACCATCTGTGGAAAACAGTGTACCTGTGGGCCGTGAGCGAAGGTCATTACAATTTCGAAACAGAGGATGCCGGAGCTTTGAGTTCCTCTCTGCCCGTTACCGGTATCAACTGGTATGACGCTGTTGTCTGGACCAATGCGCTGACGGAATACACCAATGCCAAAGAGGGAACTTCCTATACACCGGTTTACCGGTCAAATGGTTCTGTGCTTAGAGACTCGACAGCCATATCAAGCCTCGACAGCGTAACGCCTGACAGCGATGCGGACGGTTTCCGGCTTCCGACTTCCGATGAATGGGAACTGGCTGCCCGCTACAAAGGCGACCAGGATGGAAACGGATTCCTGAATGCCGGTGAGTTCTACAGCGGGAGCGAGCTGAGTGGCGAAGGCCCACTCTCTGCCGATGACGTGGCCTGGACTTCTGACAATTCGGACTGGTATCAGTACAGTTCCGGTTACTGGATTATTCACAGGGAAGTAGCACGGAAATCCGCCAGCGCCCTGGGCTTTTACGATATGAGCGGCAATGTATGGGAATGGGTATTTGATGCCTCCCTTAACGCCGATGGTGATGATGTGCGTCTTTGGCGGAGCGGAAGCGCGGATAATGTTCCGACCGAAAATGCGGTCGGGTTTACGGCAGGTTCCGACTCGTCCTTCTCAATGGACACGCTCGGATTGAGAATAGCAAGGAGTTACAACTAA